The [Flavobacterium] thermophilum genome has a segment encoding these proteins:
- a CDS encoding Protein of uncharacterised function (DUF1516): protein MTHAHITSWLITIVLFFLAVSMERQGAGKAKIVQMVLRLFYILTIATGGLLLHSIASISALYWLKALAGLWVIGAMEMVLAAVKKGKSAAAGWTQWVIALVVTLFLGLLLPLGFDLF from the coding sequence TTGACGCATGCCCATATTACGAGCTGGCTCATCACGATTGTTTTATTTTTCCTTGCGGTGTCGATGGAGCGGCAAGGGGCGGGCAAAGCCAAGATCGTGCAAATGGTGTTGCGGCTGTTTTACATTCTCACGATCGCGACGGGGGGGCTTTTGCTGCATAGCATTGCTTCGATATCTGCGCTTTATTGGCTAAAAGCGCTTGCCGGGCTGTGGGTGATCGGAGCGATGGAAATGGTTTTAGCAGCTGTAAAAAAAGGAAAAAGCGCGGCGGCAGGATGGACGCAATGGGTCATTGCCCTTGTGGTGACGCTGTTCCTTGGCCTGTTGCTGCCGCTTGGTTTTGACTTATTCTAA
- a CDS encoding 4-hydroxyphenylacetate degradation bifunctional isomerase/decarboxylase, which translates to MKLITALFDGETFVGAVPQGDDRAVHLRRAERAMDGTETMPTTMVEAIAQGEEFLVRAQKVIDWALGHPTREYVYRLNDVRLLAPIPRPAKNIFCIGKNYVDHALELGGADVPEHLIVFTKAPTTVIGHEETILRHADVTDEMDYEGELAVVIGKQGRAIRREDALDYVFGYTIINDVTARDLQERHQQYFLGKSLDTFCPMGPWIVPSKFVPNPNDLRIETRVNGEVRQQANTKQLIFSIESIIETISKGITLEPGDIIATGTPAGVGKGMNPPRFLQTGDVIEVTVEGIGMLRNKVGE; encoded by the coding sequence ATGAAACTGATCACCGCACTTTTCGATGGAGAAACGTTTGTTGGAGCCGTGCCGCAAGGAGACGACCGGGCGGTTCATTTGCGCCGCGCCGAACGGGCGATGGATGGAACGGAGACGATGCCGACGACGATGGTTGAAGCGATTGCCCAAGGGGAGGAGTTTCTCGTACGGGCGCAAAAAGTGATTGACTGGGCGCTAGGCCATCCGACGCGGGAGTACGTTTATCGCCTCAACGATGTCCGTCTTTTGGCCCCGATCCCACGGCCGGCGAAAAACATTTTTTGCATCGGCAAAAACTATGTTGATCACGCGCTGGAGCTCGGCGGCGCCGATGTGCCGGAGCATTTGATCGTCTTCACGAAAGCGCCGACAACGGTCATCGGTCATGAGGAAACAATTTTGCGCCATGCCGATGTCACGGATGAAATGGACTATGAAGGGGAGCTGGCGGTGGTCATCGGCAAACAAGGGCGGGCGATCCGCCGCGAAGACGCGCTTGATTACGTATTTGGATACACGATCATCAACGATGTGACAGCAAGAGATTTGCAGGAGCGGCACCAACAATATTTTCTCGGCAAAAGCTTGGATACATTTTGCCCGATGGGGCCATGGATCGTGCCAAGCAAATTTGTGCCAAATCCAAACGATTTGCGCATCGAGACACGGGTCAACGGCGAAGTGCGCCAGCAAGCCAACACGAAACAATTGATTTTTTCCATTGAATCGATCATCGAGACGATCTCAAAAGGCATTACGCTTGAGCCGGGCGACATCATCGCGACAGGAACGCCGGCTGGAGTCGGCAAAGGGATGAACCCGCCGCGTTTTTTGCAGACGGGTGATGTCATTGAGGTGACGGTGGAAGGCATCGGCATGTTGCGCAACAAAGTGGGAGAGTAA
- a CDS encoding Predicted membrane protein translates to MIRSTERIAAADVLRGFALLGILLVNMRYVSSPALYDDGVKGGAFDRVLDAVVDVLFEASAYPLFAFLFGFGAMTMFRRISSRGKRPIPILLRRFFLLLGIGMAHAFGLWFGDILIPYALVGFIMLFFFAAPPRWWRTAAVAVFFLFHGLMALLLTLNVLTGEMETAGGHETAAAAAVRHYRNGTFRDVFWQRWNDWMYINGDGGLLFTVLTVLPFCFLGGYAADQRWLEADRHSPAKLRRLMRWALCFGLALKTIPYWAGVNDLTMYIQDSFGGAALAVFYAVAAVFVCGKRSWQRAWRWWQDVGKMSLTHYLAQSLVCTSLFYGYGLGWYGRTSAWQEMLIAFALYATQVWISRFWFARFHYGPVEWMWRWGTYGTRPPFRRRPGQ, encoded by the coding sequence ATGATCAGATCGACCGAGCGAATCGCCGCGGCGGATGTGTTGCGTGGATTCGCCTTGCTCGGCATTTTGCTTGTCAACATGCGTTATGTTTCCTCGCCAGCGTTATACGACGACGGCGTCAAGGGCGGTGCTTTTGACCGAGTTTTGGACGCGGTCGTCGACGTATTGTTTGAAGCGAGCGCCTATCCGTTGTTTGCGTTTTTATTCGGGTTCGGGGCGATGACCATGTTCCGCCGGATCAGCAGCCGCGGAAAGCGGCCGATTCCGATTCTTTTGCGCCGCTTCTTTCTTTTGCTTGGGATCGGCATGGCTCATGCGTTTGGCCTTTGGTTTGGCGATATTTTAATCCCCTACGCCCTCGTCGGGTTCATCATGCTTTTCTTTTTCGCCGCCCCGCCTCGTTGGTGGCGGACGGCGGCTGTTGCCGTCTTTTTTCTTTTTCACGGCCTCATGGCGCTGTTGTTAACTCTCAATGTATTGACCGGAGAAATGGAGACAGCCGGCGGCCACGAGACCGCGGCGGCCGCGGCGGTTCGCCATTATCGAAACGGAACGTTTCGTGACGTGTTTTGGCAACGGTGGAACGACTGGATGTATATCAACGGCGATGGAGGGCTGCTGTTTACGGTGTTGACCGTATTGCCCTTTTGTTTCCTCGGCGGTTATGCCGCCGACCAACGTTGGCTTGAAGCCGACCGTCACTCGCCCGCCAAGCTGCGCCGCCTGATGAGGTGGGCGCTATGTTTTGGTTTAGCGCTGAAAACCATTCCGTATTGGGCTGGGGTCAACGACTTGACCATGTACATCCAAGACAGCTTCGGAGGCGCCGCATTGGCGGTGTTCTACGCGGTGGCCGCCGTGTTCGTCTGCGGGAAACGAAGTTGGCAGCGCGCTTGGCGGTGGTGGCAAGACGTTGGCAAAATGTCGCTCACCCATTACCTCGCGCAATCGCTCGTTTGCACGTCGCTGTTTTATGGTTATGGGCTTGGGTGGTACGGACGCACAAGCGCATGGCAGGAGATGTTGATTGCGTTTGCCTTGTATGCGACTCAAGTGTGGATAAGCCGCTTTTGGTTTGCGCGTTTTCATTATGGCCCGGTTGAGTGGATGTGGAGGTGGGGGACATACGGAACGCGGCCGCCGTTTCGCCGCCGGCCGGGGCAATAA
- the fadK_4 gene encoding Short-chain-fatty-acid--CoA ligase, which yields MNAPLVLTHFLDRAVALYGDKPAMICSGRTVTYRQLGERVSRLANGLRGLGVRKGDRVAYLAPNTLEMLEGFYGVFEVGGVMVPLNTRLKPDDYVFILNHSETKVLFVDQELYGLIAPVKNKLETVEEIIVHHKTEAAIDETAYEEWLAAQSSAPVPRPMIDENDICSLLYTSGTTGNPKGVMLTHRNNYLHALVTMHHLRVSDRDTYLHVLPMFHVNGWGAPFYYTANGATQIGLRKVDLKVIFDLVKEHQVTVMHMAPTVLNMLLQYYEQYQPDVPEGVRVVIAGSAPPPAFVARVEEKLGWEFIQVYGMTESSPLSTISLIRPQLDGLPVEQKQRLKAKAGYPTIGCELKVVDENGEEVPKNGRAIGEVIVRSHGVMKGYWKNEEATAATIRDGWLYTGDMATVDEYGHIDIVDRKKDIIISGGENISSIEVEGALYEHPAVLEAAVIAVPHEKWGETPHAFVVVRPGHTVSEEELIAFSREKLAHFKAITGVTFVDELPKTASGKIQKVHLRRQYWDAIGKSGRYVN from the coding sequence ATGAACGCACCGCTTGTTCTGACCCATTTTTTAGACCGCGCTGTCGCTCTGTACGGGGACAAGCCGGCGATGATTTGTTCCGGACGGACGGTGACATACAGGCAGCTTGGCGAACGAGTGTCGAGGCTTGCCAACGGGCTGCGGGGGCTTGGCGTTCGCAAAGGCGACCGCGTGGCGTACTTGGCGCCCAACACGCTCGAGATGCTCGAAGGGTTTTACGGTGTGTTTGAAGTGGGAGGGGTGATGGTGCCGCTGAATACGCGGCTGAAACCGGATGATTACGTTTTTATTTTGAATCATAGCGAAACGAAAGTGTTGTTTGTGGATCAGGAGCTGTACGGGCTGATTGCACCGGTCAAAAACAAGCTTGAAACGGTCGAGGAGATCATTGTCCACCATAAAACAGAGGCGGCGATTGATGAAACCGCTTACGAAGAATGGCTCGCCGCCCAGTCGTCAGCGCCGGTTCCGCGCCCGATGATCGATGAGAACGATATATGCAGCTTGCTATATACAAGCGGGACGACAGGCAACCCAAAAGGAGTCATGCTGACGCATCGGAACAACTATTTGCATGCGCTTGTGACGATGCACCATTTGCGTGTGTCCGACCGCGATACGTATTTGCATGTGTTGCCGATGTTCCACGTCAACGGCTGGGGGGCTCCGTTTTATTACACCGCCAACGGGGCAACGCAAATCGGTTTGCGTAAAGTCGATCTGAAAGTCATTTTTGATCTTGTCAAGGAACATCAGGTGACGGTTATGCATATGGCTCCGACTGTGCTCAATATGTTGCTGCAATATTATGAGCAATATCAACCAGATGTCCCGGAAGGCGTGCGGGTCGTCATCGCCGGTTCCGCACCGCCGCCGGCGTTTGTCGCACGCGTTGAGGAAAAGCTCGGCTGGGAGTTTATCCAGGTGTACGGCATGACCGAATCGTCTCCGCTCAGCACGATTTCGCTCATTCGTCCGCAGCTTGACGGACTGCCTGTGGAGCAAAAGCAGCGGCTGAAAGCGAAAGCCGGCTATCCGACGATCGGCTGCGAGTTGAAAGTCGTCGACGAGAATGGAGAGGAAGTGCCGAAGAATGGACGGGCGATCGGTGAGGTGATTGTCCGCAGCCATGGCGTCATGAAAGGATATTGGAAAAACGAAGAAGCGACCGCCGCAACGATCCGCGACGGCTGGCTGTATACCGGCGATATGGCGACCGTCGATGAATACGGGCATATTGATATCGTCGACCGGAAAAAGGATATTATTATTAGCGGAGGGGAAAATATTTCGTCGATTGAAGTCGAAGGAGCGCTTTATGAGCATCCGGCTGTGCTTGAAGCGGCCGTCATCGCCGTGCCGCATGAAAAATGGGGGGAAACGCCGCATGCGTTCGTCGTCGTTCGACCCGGGCATACGGTGAGCGAAGAGGAGCTGATCGCCTTTTCGCGGGAAAAATTGGCCCACTTCAAAGCGATCACGGGTGTAACGTTTGTGGATGAGCTGCCGAAAACAGCCTCCGGAAAAATTCAGAAAGTACACTTGCGCCGCCAATATTGGGATGCAATCGGAAAATCGGGTCGCTATGTCAACTGA
- the gerPF_1 gene encoding Probable spore germination protein gerPF yields MPAIVIGGIKVTSVGGNGTVNMGDVLQIAPKSTTKSNSGAGGGNTGDFLQTNTFCSVTNTVDPDVFDAGAKGNN; encoded by the coding sequence ATGCCAGCGATCGTCATCGGCGGGATTAAAGTGACGAGTGTAGGCGGCAACGGCACGGTGAACATGGGCGATGTGCTGCAAATCGCTCCGAAAAGCACCACGAAGTCAAACTCAGGCGCCGGCGGCGGCAATACTGGCGATTTCTTGCAAACGAATACGTTTTGCAGCGTCACCAATACAGTGGACCCGGATGTGTTCGACGCTGGAGCGAAAGGGAACAATTAG
- the gerPF_2 gene encoding Probable spore germination protein gerPF produces the protein MPSFISGPIKITHVSGDGTVNFGDVLQIAPKSTSKSHTGSGGSNNGDFLQTNTFVSFTNTGDPDMIDANNAANN, from the coding sequence GTGCCTTCGTTTATCAGCGGACCGATTAAAATCACTCATGTGAGCGGAGATGGCACGGTCAATTTTGGCGATGTTTTGCAAATCGCCCCAAAGAGTACGTCCAAATCGCACACCGGCTCTGGGGGAAGCAACAACGGTGATTTCCTGCAAACGAACACATTTGTCAGCTTTACCAACACCGGCGATCCGGATATGATAGACGCGAACAACGCCGCGAACAATTAG
- the gerPA gene encoding Probable spore germination protein gerPA has protein sequence MPAFVGIVKLNSIGSSGVFHIGDVFAISPQSVTKTFAGAGSFNTGDGLHVYNYYSNTNTNDADVADENVVGNV, from the coding sequence ATGCCGGCTTTTGTCGGAATCGTGAAACTGAATAGCATCGGAAGCAGCGGCGTGTTCCATATCGGCGACGTGTTTGCGATTTCCCCGCAAAGCGTGACCAAAACGTTCGCCGGCGCCGGCTCGTTCAACACCGGCGACGGGCTTCATGTCTACAACTATTACAGCAATACGAATACGAATGACGCCGATGTCGCCGATGAAAATGTCGTCGGGAACGTATGA
- the gerPB gene encoding Probable spore germination protein gerPB: MNVYISQSICIHQLRIGSVTNSSVLQIGSAGSIQALSTLANTGGFTGPASQATVPLGTAAQPSAPLVPLHSATR, translated from the coding sequence TTGAATGTTTACATCAGCCAAAGCATTTGCATCCATCAATTGCGGATTGGCTCCGTCACCAACTCATCCGTTTTGCAAATCGGCAGCGCCGGCAGCATCCAAGCATTGTCAACGCTTGCCAACACCGGCGGTTTCACTGGCCCGGCTTCGCAAGCGACCGTGCCGCTTGGCACCGCCGCCCAGCCGTCCGCTCCTCTCGTTCCTCTCCATTCGGCCACCCGCTAA
- the gerPC gene encoding Probable spore germination protein gerPC, producing the protein MSIYDYFVQLRRYLLWQTNKVRTLERRLSVLEARLRELESQPRTTIERIEYKFDQLKVETLEGTLNIGIAPPGAGGTIEDFAVEPVKTVVPKPEPVLMRPIQEKVAAYLNSEAAETLKRLEQQYNRRLDDTYRQFILQDIARQTDERIRFYLQEKANQGYVPAGDRDETVENEIFQKVKADIEQSLDAFLKHLPSGEEST; encoded by the coding sequence ATGAGTATATACGACTATTTCGTCCAACTGCGCCGCTATTTATTATGGCAGACAAACAAAGTACGGACACTCGAACGACGTCTTTCCGTTCTCGAAGCCCGGCTGCGGGAGCTGGAATCGCAGCCGCGCACTACGATCGAGCGGATTGAATACAAATTTGACCAGCTGAAAGTGGAAACGCTCGAAGGAACGCTCAATATCGGCATCGCCCCACCGGGGGCCGGCGGCACCATCGAAGATTTCGCTGTCGAACCGGTGAAAACCGTCGTCCCAAAGCCGGAGCCGGTGTTGATGCGCCCGATTCAGGAAAAAGTAGCCGCCTACTTAAACAGTGAGGCGGCAGAAACATTGAAGCGGCTTGAGCAGCAATACAACCGCCGCCTTGATGATACGTACCGGCAGTTTATTTTGCAAGATATCGCCCGACAGACGGATGAACGCATCCGCTTTTATTTGCAAGAGAAAGCAAACCAAGGCTATGTTCCCGCGGGCGATCGCGATGAAACGGTCGAAAACGAGATCTTCCAAAAAGTGAAAGCGGATATTGAACAATCGCTCGACGCGTTTTTGAAACACTTGCCTTCAGGGGAGGAATCAACGTGA
- the gerPD gene encoding Probable spore germination protein gerPD yields the protein MNYTVINRDVHVGDIRLTAVASASLFLIGDADVINLSSAFDTPPESLIIGPFVPLVPARGGAS from the coding sequence GTGAATTATACCGTCATTAACCGCGACGTGCATGTCGGGGACATCCGCTTGACAGCCGTCGCCAGCGCCTCGCTGTTTTTAATCGGCGATGCTGATGTGATCAACTTATCGTCTGCGTTTGATACGCCGCCGGAATCGCTCATCATCGGCCCGTTTGTCCCGCTCGTGCCGGCTCGGGGTGGGGCATCGTGA
- the gerPE gene encoding Probable spore germination protein gerPE produces the protein MKRTSIVQALHAETLIISSVLQIGDSERISARTRALAVQRQYELFFGPEGEQTFPIFTKPIPRWSSPPPVASQQTLHESPVISVRSIRVLGISSSAVVHIGSTSIAEGEARIKHIRQLAGPMPSAADI, from the coding sequence GTGAAACGGACATCGATCGTTCAGGCGCTCCATGCCGAAACGTTGATTATTAGCTCTGTGCTGCAAATCGGCGACTCTGAACGGATTTCCGCCCGCACACGCGCTTTAGCCGTGCAGCGGCAATACGAGCTGTTTTTCGGGCCAGAAGGGGAACAAACATTCCCGATTTTTACCAAGCCGATTCCACGCTGGTCTTCCCCGCCGCCGGTTGCATCACAACAGACGCTCCACGAATCCCCGGTCATTTCCGTCCGGTCGATCCGCGTGCTAGGGATCTCCTCTTCGGCCGTTGTCCACATCGGCTCAACCTCCATCGCTGAAGGCGAAGCGCGCATCAAACATATCCGCCAGCTGGCCGGCCCGATGCCGTCAGCAGCAGATATATAG
- the gerPF_3 gene encoding Probable spore germination protein gerPF, translating into MPSFVGPIKINSVGSGAVVQMGDCLYIAPKVATKTQAGSGGFNTGDFIMTNNAISFTNAFDPDVSDQNVAANN; encoded by the coding sequence ATGCCTTCATTCGTCGGTCCGATCAAAATCAACAGCGTCGGCAGCGGCGCGGTCGTGCAAATGGGCGACTGCTTGTATATCGCACCAAAAGTCGCCACGAAAACGCAGGCTGGATCCGGCGGGTTCAACACCGGCGACTTTATCATGACAAACAACGCAATCAGCTTTACAAATGCGTTTGATCCCGATGTATCTGACCAAAACGTGGCCGCCAACAACTAA